A portion of the Calothrix sp. 336/3 genome contains these proteins:
- a CDS encoding glutathione S-transferase family protein yields the protein MLELYQFELSQYSEKVRLLLDYKGLDYRKIEVTPGVGQVEIFQRTGQRQVPVLRDGSKYISDSTEIAKYLDEQYPERPLIPLDAKQRGLCLMMEEWADESIGIKGRKALFSAVSQDQGFRRALLPTSTPDILRTLVEGVPGDFFKALGFGVGYTPDAVTSAIKDLKQDLEALCLLLADSPYLVGNEPCLADFAVAGLSILLKFPSGNYLDIPASAKGRGVPGIADNPVYEPFFAWRDRLYAEYRKPLNIFTPPPSGNSPTTIQID from the coding sequence ATGCTCGAATTGTATCAATTTGAACTTTCGCAATACTCAGAAAAAGTACGCCTGCTGCTCGATTACAAAGGGTTAGATTATCGGAAAATCGAGGTGACACCGGGCGTTGGGCAAGTCGAGATTTTTCAAAGAACTGGTCAGCGTCAAGTACCAGTGTTGAGGGATGGCAGTAAATATATCTCAGATTCTACGGAGATAGCGAAGTATTTAGATGAACAGTACCCCGAACGTCCACTGATACCCCTCGATGCGAAACAAAGGGGTTTATGTTTGATGATGGAAGAGTGGGCTGATGAGTCTATCGGTATTAAGGGACGTAAAGCGTTATTTTCTGCGGTGAGTCAAGATCAAGGTTTTCGTCGTGCATTATTACCAACATCGACACCAGATATTTTACGTACTTTAGTTGAAGGTGTACCGGGAGATTTTTTTAAAGCCTTAGGTTTTGGAGTTGGCTATACTCCGGATGCGGTAACATCTGCAATCAAAGACTTGAAGCAAGATTTAGAAGCATTGTGTTTATTATTGGCAGATAGTCCCTATTTAGTGGGGAATGAACCCTGTTTAGCAGATTTTGCGGTTGCTGGTTTATCTATTTTGTTAAAATTTCCTAGTGGTAATTACTTGGATATTCCCGCCAGTGCTAAGGGTAGAGGTGTACCAGGGATCGCCGATAATCCTGTATATGAACCATTTTTTGCATGGCGCGATCGCCTATATGCAGAATACCGCAAACCTCTAAATATATTCACTCCACCACCTAGTGGCAATTCTCCTACAACTATTCAAATAGATTAA